The following proteins are encoded in a genomic region of Thioclava nitratireducens:
- a CDS encoding hybrid sensor histidine kinase/response regulator, producing MANSEECRRDPRPGHGVAALAEDLEGVIDLIPVPVAVFDTEMRFVAASAAFLAAYGGDIAHAVGSDHDALLPWLPTACRDARGKALAGETVQCDESRTMRPDGREAWTRWTVAPLRRAGQVAGIILIIEDISAEKEFQQLTDLRAEEIIEAMKAAGIAFFEMDFDRDTLVATEPARQLLETQEVPDSFDTWIALAAPEDRVRLKEAHRAAIDPTGSRKFSIEFKLARSAEPKVIELRGNIRFDESADPPRPVGAIGAILDRTERARIAAAMVRGQRMETVGRMAGLIAHDFNNLLTVILSNLELAARTEMADLARGHLERAIDATRIGAGFNQRLLALAGARTPKPVRFGLDAQLAETWTLLERVLGEQVHLRLLPGADRGQIYMDRGELDGALLNLVINARDAISAAGTITIRTGSAQLDVQQAGEIEGARPGRFLTVSVSDTGHGMTPDVRRQALDPFFTTKDARVGNGLGLTSVASSVARAGGFLDIDSAPGEGTTITLYLPEVDGDPMLAAAEDRDALRMGDGQLVLVVEDDPLVRETVLDRLEALGYAVIEAGNAHQALEQIEAGEPVELLFSDIVLPGSCSGFDLVDRVRARDPRLPVLLTSGHASEKFAGRPKVEQEIELLTKPYSLSTLSAAVARALNPDAPPG from the coding sequence ATGGCAAATTCCGAAGAGTGCAGGCGCGACCCGAGACCGGGCCACGGCGTAGCGGCGCTCGCCGAGGATCTGGAGGGCGTGATCGATCTGATACCGGTTCCGGTCGCGGTGTTCGACACCGAGATGCGGTTCGTCGCGGCTTCGGCGGCGTTTCTGGCGGCCTACGGGGGCGATATCGCACATGCCGTCGGGTCGGACCATGACGCGTTGCTGCCGTGGCTGCCCACAGCCTGCCGCGACGCGCGCGGCAAAGCGCTGGCGGGCGAAACCGTGCAGTGCGACGAGAGCCGCACGATGCGTCCCGATGGCCGCGAGGCGTGGACCCGCTGGACCGTCGCACCGCTGCGCCGCGCAGGACAAGTCGCGGGGATCATACTGATCATCGAGGACATCAGCGCCGAAAAGGAATTTCAACAGCTGACGGACCTGCGCGCGGAAGAGATCATCGAGGCGATGAAAGCCGCGGGAATTGCGTTCTTCGAGATGGATTTCGACCGCGACACGCTCGTCGCGACGGAGCCCGCCCGGCAACTCCTCGAGACGCAGGAGGTGCCCGACAGCTTCGACACGTGGATCGCCCTCGCCGCGCCCGAGGATCGTGTGCGCCTGAAAGAGGCGCATCGCGCGGCGATCGACCCCACGGGCAGCCGGAAATTCTCCATCGAGTTCAAGCTCGCCCGCAGCGCCGAGCCCAAGGTGATCGAATTGCGCGGGAACATCCGCTTCGACGAGAGCGCCGACCCGCCCCGCCCGGTCGGCGCTATCGGCGCAATCCTCGACCGGACCGAACGCGCACGGATCGCGGCGGCGATGGTGCGCGGGCAGCGGATGGAAACCGTAGGCCGGATGGCCGGGCTGATCGCGCATGATTTCAACAATCTTCTGACCGTCATCCTGTCCAATCTGGAGCTGGCGGCGCGCACCGAGATGGCCGATCTCGCGCGCGGGCATCTCGAACGCGCCATCGACGCGACGCGGATCGGCGCGGGGTTCAACCAGCGGCTGCTGGCGCTCGCGGGGGCGCGGACGCCCAAACCGGTGCGCTTCGGCCTCGATGCGCAACTCGCAGAGACATGGACGCTTCTCGAGCGGGTGCTCGGAGAACAGGTGCATCTGCGTCTCTTGCCGGGCGCGGATCGAGGCCAGATCTACATGGATCGCGGGGAACTGGACGGAGCGCTGCTCAATCTCGTCATCAATGCCCGCGATGCGATTTCGGCGGCTGGCACCATCACGATCCGGACCGGCAGCGCGCAGCTCGACGTGCAGCAGGCAGGCGAAATCGAAGGCGCGCGCCCGGGCAGGTTCCTGACGGTTAGCGTGAGCGATACCGGCCACGGCATGACGCCGGATGTGCGGCGGCAGGCGCTCGATCCGTTCTTCACCACCAAGGATGCGCGGGTCGGGAACGGGCTCGGGCTGACGAGCGTCGCGAGTTCGGTGGCGCGGGCGGGCGGTTTTCTCGACATCGACAGCGCCCCCGGCGAGGGCACGACGATCACGCTCTATCTTCCCGAGGTCGACGGGGATCCCATGCTTGCCGCAGCCGAAGATCGCGACGCGCTGCGGATGGGTGACGGTCAGCTCGTGCTCGTGGTCGAGGACGATCCGCTGGTGCGCGAGACGGTTCTCGACCGGCTGGAAGCCTTGGGATACGCGGTGATCGAAGCCGGGAATGCGCATCAGGCGCTGGAGCAGATCGAGGCGGGCGAGCCGGTGGAGCTGCTGTTTTCCGACATCGTCCTGCCCGGCAGTTGCTCGGGCTTCGACCTGGTCGATCGGGTGCGCGCCCGAGACCCCCGATTGCCGGTGCTTCTGACTTCGGGGCACGCATCGGAGAAATTCGCCGGGCGTCCGAAGGTCGAGCAAGAGATCGAATTGCTCACGAAACCCTATTCGCTCTCGACGTTGAGCGCAGCCGTCGCGCGCGCGCTCAACCCCGACGCGCCTCCCGGTTGA
- a CDS encoding response regulator transcription factor codes for MERQTILIVEDDAAVRAALRECLEAEGWAVREAQDAAGMLREIETGGIDLVTLDLGLGADDGFALARVLRGRRNIPVVFITGYGQPLDRVRGLEAGADDYIVKPFAAREVVIRIRRVLEGYRTRAVPVDRLHIDHSSIDLRRGVIEHRDGRREALTGTETKLLELFLSRPAQVLSRDDINRALHGRDWSPYDRTIDTHIARLRRKIEPGDASPRMIRSVRGVGYVFTGQINREARRG; via the coding sequence GTGGAACGGCAGACAATTCTTATCGTCGAAGATGATGCCGCCGTGCGTGCGGCGCTGCGGGAGTGTCTCGAGGCGGAAGGCTGGGCGGTGCGCGAGGCGCAAGACGCGGCCGGCATGTTGCGCGAGATCGAAACGGGCGGCATCGACCTCGTGACGCTCGATCTGGGGCTCGGCGCCGATGACGGGTTTGCCTTGGCCCGGGTTCTGCGCGGACGCAGAAACATTCCGGTCGTCTTCATCACGGGATATGGTCAGCCGCTAGACCGGGTACGCGGGCTGGAGGCGGGGGCGGACGACTATATCGTCAAACCCTTTGCCGCGCGCGAAGTGGTGATCCGCATCCGCCGCGTGCTCGAGGGATATCGGACGCGGGCCGTGCCGGTCGACCGGCTCCATATCGATCACAGCAGCATCGACCTGCGTCGGGGTGTGATCGAGCATCGCGACGGGCGCCGCGAGGCCCTGACCGGAACCGAGACGAAACTGCTCGAGCTGTTTCTCAGCCGCCCGGCGCAGGTGCTCTCGCGCGACGATATCAATCGGGCTCTTCACGGGCGCGACTGGTCGCCCTACGACCGCACCATCGACACCCATATCGCCCGGCTGCGGCGCAAGATCGAACCGGGAGACGCGTCGCCCCGGATGATCCGCTCGGTGCGCGGTGTGGGCTATGTCTTCACCGGGCAGATCAACCGGGAGGCGCGTCGGGGTTGA